The following nucleotide sequence is from Acidobacteriota bacterium.
CGATCACGTTCACGCTTTCTGTAACTTGACCGACTTCGAGCGCCAGATCGACCACGATCTCACTGCCTACGCTGAGCGCGACATTTTCGCGCACGGCCGTGCGGAAACCCGCCGCGCCAGCCTGCACGGAGTATGCACCAGGCTCGAGCGCCGCCAGACGGAAGCGTCCCGCGCTATCGGCCACTGAGCTGCGCACGCGGCCCGTCTCCTGCTGCTTCACCTGCACGCCGGCGCCGGGCAGCACCGCGCCGGATGAATCGCGCACCGTGCCGGAGATGGTGCCCAGCGGCCCTTGCGCCAATAACGGCGCCACGCCCACGCACAGCACCAGCGTTAGCACGCCAACATGTTGCCTGAAATACAGCATCGGGAGCCTCCCAAATTTCTCTCATCTGACTGACTAGCCGGCTTGCCGCCAGCTTCTGTTATGTCGATCATCTTACCATACGGGCGCGGTTGTAATGAGTATTGGATCATTGCACATTGTCATTCCGAGCGTAGCGAGGAATCTGCTTTCCAACCAAGCTATGAAAAGCAGATTCCTCGCTACGCTCGGAATGACAAAATCAAAGGAGGCGCCGGAACCTCAAATGTTTGCTACTCTGCGAACTCGATGAAGCCGACGCGCACGCCGGACCACCAGATTCGCCGCGGGTTCACCGGATCGACGAATACGCGGCGCGGCGCCAGCCCCTTGGTGGGCAGCGGATACTCGTGGAACTGCACTGACTTGGGGTCAAAGCTGGCGATGGCGTCGCCCTCGCGTTCGCTGAACCAGACCAGGCCCGTGCGGCGGTCCACGTCCACGCCATACGGCCCCACGCCGGGCGTGGGCACATCGTACTCAGTGAACTCGCCAGTGCGATAGTCCACGTGGAACAACTTGTTGGAGTCCTGCGCGCCCACCCACAAGTTGCCCTCGGCGTCCGAGCCCATGCGGCGAAAATCCACACCGTGCGCATTCACCCGATAGGTGATCAGTTTGCCGCCCTTGGTGTCCACGCGATTAACCGCGTTGTCGTAGTTGCCCGTGGTCCACACGCTCGGCTCACCGTCGATTGCTCCACCAATGGCGATGCCATAAGGATGCGATCCCTTCGGCGTGGGATAGGCGGTGATCTCGCCCGTGGTGATGTCCATGCGGATGACGCGGCTCGACGAGTTGCCGGTGGCCCACAAGTAATTTCCCACAAAGCGCATGGTGTTCAGCGGCGAACGGAATCTCGGCGGCGCGGCAATGGGGAACTCCTGGAACTGCTTCGTCGACGGCGTGTAACGTAGCAGCACGGCGTCCGGCGTGGGACCGTTGTCGAGTATCCAAAGATTCTTCTGCGCGTCCTCGGCGATCTGCGCCAGCACACGCGGCTTGGCCCCGGCGGGCGCGGTCAGCGGCGCGTAATCGAGCGTCTGGCCATCGATGCGCCCGAACCTGCCGCCCTGCTCTTCGCTGATCAGCAGATTGCCCTGCGAGTCAATCCCGGCCTCGTAGCTCTTTGCGCCGAAGTCAAACTCGACGGCGGTTACCTTGCTGTGCGCGCGGTCCTGCAGAGGGTGCGGCAGATGCGCCGTCGGCCCGCGCGGCGGCGTGGCGTTAGGGTCGCTAAACGGCGGGCGGTCCATGCCGAAATTCTTACTGAGATAGTCGAGCACCACCGCGTACTCGCGCGAAGTCAGCGGCTTAAAGTTGTGCGGCTTCCACAGATCAGGCCGCTCATCGATGAACCAGCTCATGCGCTCCACGGTCTTGGCCCACTGCTCCGGCGTATGCCGCGTCGGCACGATGCGATCCAGATAATGGCAGTGGATGCAGTGGCTGATGATGAGCTGCTTGCCCTCGCCCTCGGGCATGGCGGGCGAGTAGTCGTCGTTGGTGAGACGCCTGTCCGGCGGCAGCACGGACCGTGCGATGTTCAAGGTGAGACCGGCCTCGCTGGCCGCATCGGCCTTGATGTTCACCGCCGCCGCGATGGCGCTCTGTGACTCCTCGGCAAACGCCTGCGCCACATACGATCCGGCGGGTAACATCGGCGTGCGATACGCGCCGTCCGCCTGACTGACGACGAGAATTGTCTGGCCCGGCTGTACGCTGCTCACGCGCACAAACGCTCCGGCCACGGGCTTGCCTGCGGCGTCCTTCACCACGCCGCCCAGCGTCTGCGGCGGCCCCTGCGGCGCGCGGCTGCAAGCGGTGAGCAGAAGCACAGCAACCAGCGCGCTCATCATGTTCCATCCGCGTCCGCATTTTAATTTGTTTCGCATGATCTTCTTCCCACTATGCAATGTTCTTAATTCCGCGATCCAAACCGAGCCGCGACCGTAAGGGAGCGGTGGTTAGGTTTGAATCAAGACCAACCACCGCTCCCTTACGGTCGCGGCTCGGTTAAAACGCTGCTCTGTTAGCGGTACAGCGACGGCGGCGGATTGGGCAGCGCAAACTGCGCCGCATCCACCGCGACATTCTGCCGCACGCGATTCAATTGATACGCCACACGCACGCCACGCACTAGCGTTACATCCCAATGGAACGGAACCTTTACGCCGTCTACGTCCCGATAATCGGAGTAATCAATGCGGCTGGGCATGCGGCCCGCGGTGGAGTCCACATAGTACATGGTGCGTAGCAGCAGGCCGGTCGCGGCGTCAAAGCTCAACTCCACAAGCGGCAGAAATTCCGTGCGGCCGGCAAGCACAATCGCGTCACGCCCATTCACGTTTTCGCGGCGATTGACGAGCAGATCGCGCAGCAACTGCTCCACGCGCCGCGGCAGATTGAGCAAGTCCTCGAGTTGCGCCGCGTCGCGCCGCCAGCCGAACATTAGGCGGACCGGACCATTGCTTTCGCGCATCCAGCCTTGCGCTCCGTTCACCACTCCGAAAGCCTGCGCGCTATTGCCCAGGTGCGAGACAGTAAAGCCCTTGGTGAGGCGCTGGTCCGGAGCCTGAGAAAAACCCTGGACTGCAACCACCTGATTCCGATTACTGAGAATGGTGAGCGAGCCTTCCTCCACGCGCGAGGTGTTCTTCTGCACCGCGCCAGAGCTGCCCAGCGCGTTGACATATTTGTCCAGCACCTGGCGAAGCGAAGGCAGCGCGTCCTGTACGGAGGGTGAAACGACTTCGGGCGTCCGCTCACCGGTGCGATCCAAATTAATTGCCGCGACCGGCGCCGCGCTGCCGCGATGGCAGGTGAAGCAACTGATCACGTTGCGACCGCCGAAGCTGCGCTGGTTCAGGTCGCGCACCATGCGGATCATATCGCGCGCGATGTCTTTATTGGGATTGCCCTCAACATCGCGGTCGCCACTGGCGCTGTGGCAATGCTCGCACTCGACGCCCAGCGCCTCGGACATGACCTGCATGCCGGGAATCACTTCGCCATAGGGAACGCCATTCAATGCCGTAATATTGGCGTAAACTTGCTCGGCAGTCTTGTTCGACGGCTTTCCTAAAGCAGGATTGGGAGGCGGTGGAATATATCCCATTTTAGGTGGAGGTATGGGAGTAAATTGAGGCGGCGCAGGAGCCAATTCTCTTTGTGCCACCACCAGCGTGGCAATGAATGTGGCCCATATCGCCAGCAGCCCGATGCTGAGTGTCGCGGACTTCATAGGAAAGCAGGTTCCTCGCTACGCTCGGAGTGACAAACCAAGTAGTAACTCAGCCGATGGGCCCGCCGTACGCTCTCCTGCGGAATTCAGAATCTGGAATTCGGAATTCAGGCTCCGCCACTCGTGGCCACTGTGAGACAAGAAAACTACCTACAGGTGCCCACGCGGCAGCGCTGCTTGTTGATGTCCTCCAACTTTGCGGGTAGGAAGCCATCGCGATTGGGCATCTTTACTTTGGGCAGTGACTTCGCGTCGATCAAGTCACTTTCCTGAATGAGTTCGTTGCGATGCAAAATGAAAGCGGTGAGTGAGTAGGCTTCATCGTCAGTGAGTGACCCGCCCTGGCCGGGCGGCATGGCGCGCTTGACGTAGTCCCAGATCGGCGGCGCGAACGGCCAGAAACTTCCGATAGTGCGATCCGGTTGCGCGGTGCCGATGCTGCCCTTGCCGCCGGCCAGGCTGGGAGCGTTCTTTGTCCCTTCGAGCTTCGCGCCGTGGCAACCAGCGCAGCGGCGCGCGTAGAGTTCCGCGCCCTTGCCTGAAGTCCCGCTGCCCGCGGGCAGGCCCTGGCCATCAGGAGAAATCGAAGTTCCCAATCGGCGCATTTCCTCGTCCGTGGGCGCGCGGCCCATTTCATAAGCCGGCCCTTGTGCCTGCGCAGGCATCACCCATGGCGCGGCGCAGAGCCACAGCACAACGGCGACTAACACGCAGGAGCAACTGCGCAGTGAGTGACTACAAACCATGTAACTACGGACCAAGTGACTATCCAGTGAGTGACTACGCATCCCAGAAGGCATTGGTCACGCTCCCATCCGTGTTGACGCGCCAGGGTTGAATCGCATTAAAGTGAATGACGCTGTTAGTGGTTTTTTGGAAGTAGTCAGGAGTCACTCCCCAGGTCTCGGCGAACTCACTCAACGACGGCTGACGGACATTCTGATCGTCGGTGCAGCGCGATTGCAGAACCGCCTGCTGTCCGGTCCATTTCCAGGAGAGGCGAAAACGCGTATGGGCCTTTGGCAACAGCGGCTGCTGGAGCTGCGCGTCCTGCCAATTGCGGCCGCCATCAACGGAAATTTCCACGCGGCGGATAGTCCCCAGCCCCGACCAGGCGAGCCCATTGATTTCGTAGAACCCCTTCGCGCGCATCTGCTGTCCGCCCGAGGGATTGGTGATGACCGACTTCGGGCCCATCTCCGTATTGAACCAGCGGGCCTTGCCGTCGGCGCGCAGGCTGGCGTTGGTGCCCAGCTCGATCTGAGTCAGGAACGGCTGGTCGCCCACTTGCAGGCGCCGCAGCCACTTCACGTTGCGCACGCCCTCCCAACCGGGCGCCAGCAGGCGCAGCGGGTAGCCCTGATCGGGCCGGATCGCTTCGCCGTTCTGTCCGTAGGCGAGCAGCGTATCGTCCATCGCTTTTTCAAGCGTGATGTTCATGGCGTGGCGTACGCGGTCAGCGGACTCGGCCAGCAGCCACGCCGCGCCCTTCTTGACGCCCGCTTCCTTCAATACCGTGGAGAGCAGCACGCCGGTCCACTCGCTGCAACTCGACTTGCCGAAACGAAGTTGCGCGGTCGACCACTTCCAGCGGTCGCGCGTGGGCGCAGTGTTGGCCACGCATTCGATGAAGTGAATGCGCGAAACCGACGGCAGCCGCTTCAATTCCTCCATCGAGAACACCAGCGGACGATCGACCATGCCGTGAATCATGAGCTGGTGATCGTCCGGATTGATGTCCGGCGGCGTGATGCCACGAGTGAAGACATAATGGAGCGAGGATGGCGTGATGATTCCGGTTTGATCCGAGAGCGGCGAAAACGTGCTGGGCCCACCGCCCTCGGCCCAATTGCGCAGCGGCTTCTCGTGCGACGACCGCGATCCATAGGCCCGCGGGTCCTGCGCGGGATCGGCGGAAAGCTTCTCCGGGATCTGCCCAAGGCTTTGTCCCGGCTCAGGGACGAAACCGCCTGCGACCAATCCAGCCATCGCCGTGCTGGCCCGTAAGAAGCGTCTTCGAGTTGTCCTGTTTTTAGTCATTAACTAATCCTATCTACATTTGTTCGGCGTCCCAGTTCTACCGCAATCTGCTTGTAGATTCAAGTAGATTGGATTTCCGGAAAGGCATCTAATGAAGCTCAGCCAGGGCGGGGGCCAGATCGGGGTGATGATAAACGACCTTGCCGCCAACCCAGGTCATCAGTACTTGGGTACGGCTGATTTCCTCCGTCGGAACAGTTAAAAAATCCCGGTCGAGCAGAATCAAGTCGGCCCATTTGCCGGGTTCAATGGTCCCAAGTTCCTTCTCTTTCAGCGTATATTCAGCGCCCCAACGAGTCATGCTACGCAAAACGTCATGGCGATCCAAAGCTTCCGCTGGGTTCCAAACTCGCCCCGAGACAGAGTCCTTCCGTGTCAACATCGTTTGCAGGTACAGGAATAGCAGTGGACCGCCGTCGTGGCCATCGGTATGAAATGCTGGATGCAAGCCAGCCTTCACTAACGACTTGAGCGGCACTACCAACTGCGCCAGCTTCTCCGCATCACGGTTTCTCGCGGCGAAGTCCGCGCGCAGAACGTACTTTGTGGTGCAGGTCCAGACGACTCCGAGATGCAACCCTTTGATCATC
It contains:
- a CDS encoding photosynthetic reaction center cytochrome c subunit: MKSATLSIGLLAIWATFIATLVVAQRELAPAPPQFTPIPPPKMGYIPPPPNPALGKPSNKTAEQVYANITALNGVPYGEVIPGMQVMSEALGVECEHCHSASGDRDVEGNPNKDIARDMIRMVRDLNQRSFGGRNVISCFTCHRGSAAPVAAINLDRTGERTPEVVSPSVQDALPSLRQVLDKYVNALGSSGAVQKNTSRVEEGSLTILSNRNQVVAVQGFSQAPDQRLTKGFTVSHLGNSAQAFGVVNGAQGWMRESNGPVRLMFGWRRDAAQLEDLLNLPRRVEQLLRDLLVNRRENVNGRDAIVLAGRTEFLPLVELSFDAATGLLLRTMYYVDSTAGRMPSRIDYSDYRDVDGVKVPFHWDVTLVRGVRVAYQLNRVRQNVAVDAAQFALPNPPPSLYR
- a CDS encoding c-type cytochrome, coding for MPSGMRSHSLDSHLVRSYMVCSHSLRSCSCVLVAVVLWLCAAPWVMPAQAQGPAYEMGRAPTDEEMRRLGTSISPDGQGLPAGSGTSGKGAELYARRCAGCHGAKLEGTKNAPSLAGGKGSIGTAQPDRTIGSFWPFAPPIWDYVKRAMPPGQGGSLTDDEAYSLTAFILHRNELIQESDLIDAKSLPKVKMPNRDGFLPAKLEDINKQRCRVGTCR
- the soxC gene encoding sulfite dehydrogenase, which encodes MTKNRTTRRRFLRASTAMAGLVAGGFVPEPGQSLGQIPEKLSADPAQDPRAYGSRSSHEKPLRNWAEGGGPSTFSPLSDQTGIITPSSLHYVFTRGITPPDINPDDHQLMIHGMVDRPLVFSMEELKRLPSVSRIHFIECVANTAPTRDRWKWSTAQLRFGKSSCSEWTGVLLSTVLKEAGVKKGAAWLLAESADRVRHAMNITLEKAMDDTLLAYGQNGEAIRPDQGYPLRLLAPGWEGVRNVKWLRRLQVGDQPFLTQIELGTNASLRADGKARWFNTEMGPKSVITNPSGGQQMRAKGFYEINGLAWSGLGTIRRVEISVDGGRNWQDAQLQQPLLPKAHTRFRLSWKWTGQQAVLQSRCTDDQNVRQPSLSEFAETWGVTPDYFQKTTNSVIHFNAIQPWRVNTDGSVTNAFWDA